A single window of Neosynechococcus sphagnicola sy1 DNA harbors:
- the tadA gene encoding tRNA adenosine(34) deaminase TadA: MVSNSSPLPLEHPDYLQHRFWMGRALELATMAGNEGEVPVGAVILNAQGQVIAESENRRQRDHDPTAHAEILALRTAGQALGRWHLIDCTLYVTLEPCPMCAGALLQARLGCLIYGVDDPKTGAIRTVLNLPDSASSYHRLRVLSGIREIACRQQLQDWFAQRR; encoded by the coding sequence ATGGTATCGAACTCATCCCCTTTACCCTTAGAACATCCCGACTACCTACAACATCGATTCTGGATGGGACGAGCGTTGGAACTGGCAACCATGGCCGGCAACGAGGGAGAGGTACCCGTGGGAGCGGTGATTCTCAATGCTCAAGGTCAGGTGATCGCAGAATCTGAGAACCGTCGGCAACGGGATCACGATCCCACTGCCCATGCAGAAATTCTCGCCCTGCGAACTGCGGGGCAGGCTCTCGGTCGCTGGCATCTCATTGACTGCACCCTCTATGTCACCTTAGAACCCTGTCCGATGTGTGCGGGTGCCCTGCTGCAAGCCCGTCTGGGCTGCTTGATTTACGGCGTCGATGACCCTAAAACCGGTGCCATTCGGACAGTGCTGAATTTGCCCGATAGTGCCAGCTCCTACCATCGGTTGCGCGTCCTGAGCGGCATTCGGGAGATCGCCTGTCGTCAGCAACTTCAGGATTGGTTTGCCCAACGGCGCTGA
- a CDS encoding DUF2949 domain-containing protein — METSLQTRLICFLEQEMAVPPGAIAIALRQQEVFPSLIPLILWQYGLITLDQLDRVFDWLEAVQV; from the coding sequence ATGGAAACCAGTTTACAGACGCGACTGATCTGCTTCCTTGAGCAAGAGATGGCAGTTCCTCCCGGTGCGATCGCGATCGCCCTCCGTCAGCAGGAGGTCTTCCCATCACTAATTCCCCTGATTCTTTGGCAGTATGGGCTGATTACCCTGGATCAGTTGGATCGAGTCTTTGACTGGCTGGAGGCCGTTCAAGTTTAA
- the rsmH gene encoding 16S rRNA (cytosine(1402)-N(4))-methyltransferase RsmH, which produces MTEFVHISVLSRELMAGLNIQPGGHYLDATVGGGGHTRGILETFPDVRVTAIDQDALAIAAAAVKLADYGDRLEFWRGNFADYPGDGQTWDGIIADLGVSSAQLDTSDRGFSFRQEAALDMRMDQRQALTAAVVINTWDAPALAEIFFTYGEERLSRRIAQRIVERRPFQTTTELAAAIAQVVPSKYRYGRIHPATRVFQALRIAVNRELTCLETFLQRAPHWLKPGGRIGVISFHSLEDRIVKHSFRNHPDLQVLTKKPILPQADELTENPRSRSAKLRFAVRAELDKPKPPRWGEAGRQTSDI; this is translated from the coding sequence ATGACCGAGTTCGTTCATATTTCAGTCTTAAGTCGGGAACTGATGGCCGGACTGAACATCCAGCCAGGGGGTCACTATTTAGATGCCACCGTCGGTGGGGGTGGACACACACGAGGAATACTAGAGACATTCCCAGATGTCCGGGTCACCGCCATTGATCAGGATGCGTTGGCGATCGCAGCGGCGGCGGTTAAGCTGGCTGACTACGGCGATCGCCTCGAGTTTTGGCGGGGTAACTTTGCCGACTACCCTGGGGATGGACAGACCTGGGATGGCATCATTGCCGATCTGGGGGTAAGTTCTGCCCAACTGGATACTTCAGATCGGGGGTTTAGCTTCCGCCAGGAAGCGGCGCTGGATATGCGGATGGATCAACGACAAGCATTGACGGCGGCGGTGGTGATCAATACGTGGGATGCCCCAGCCCTAGCCGAAATCTTTTTTACCTATGGGGAGGAACGGCTCTCGCGCCGGATTGCCCAGCGGATTGTCGAGCGTCGCCCCTTTCAGACCACCACAGAACTGGCAGCAGCGATCGCCCAAGTGGTGCCCTCGAAATATCGCTATGGCCGCATTCATCCTGCAACGCGGGTGTTTCAAGCTCTCCGCATTGCCGTCAATCGAGAATTAACCTGCCTGGAAACCTTCTTGCAACGGGCACCCCATTGGCTCAAACCAGGGGGGCGCATCGGGGTGATTAGTTTTCACAGTTTGGAAGATCGGATTGTGAAGCATAGCTTTCGCAACCATCCAGACTTACAAGTGCTGACCAAAAAACCGATCTTGCCCCAAGCCGATGAATTGACGGAGAATCCGCGATCGCGATCAGCCAAACTGCGGTTTGCAGTCCGGGCAGAACTAGACAAACCAAAACCTCCCCGCTGGGGGGAGGCTGGTCGTCAAACAAGCGATATTTAA
- a CDS encoding tetratricopeptide repeat protein — protein sequence MYRLSGNIHGAIACHQKSSKLAHQLLQEASPQNHNCLKRLNLKNWQQHDLFNIGICQLELWELDAALAVFTALATDGKQQLIQAGLADLYNPSVDVFTAFVASCLGNTPQAETHAAQFMTQMQQQPILGTGHRFLFLGLTYKNLGQQAIADELLQRAIAYADENYYPQVRGNALSGLAELYRRQGNFATAFTYHTAALEILEPIGTHCDLAEAHFQLGLTYQAQGDGVASQPCFERALQLFATMAAPKQVRKVQQALVATSKPS from the coding sequence TTGTATCGGCTCTCGGGCAATATCCACGGGGCGATCGCTTGCCATCAAAAGTCCAGTAAACTGGCACATCAACTGCTCCAGGAGGCTTCCCCTCAGAATCACAACTGCTTAAAACGCCTGAATCTCAAGAACTGGCAACAGCATGACCTGTTCAATATTGGCATCTGCCAACTGGAGCTGTGGGAGCTAGACGCAGCCTTGGCGGTATTTACCGCCTTAGCAACCGACGGCAAACAGCAATTAATCCAGGCAGGTTTAGCGGATTTATACAATCCTTCGGTGGATGTGTTCACAGCGTTTGTGGCCTCCTGTTTGGGTAATACTCCGCAAGCTGAGACCCATGCTGCGCAATTTATGACCCAGATGCAGCAGCAACCGATCTTGGGAACCGGTCATCGCTTCCTCTTCCTAGGATTAACCTATAAGAATCTAGGACAACAGGCGATCGCTGATGAGCTGTTGCAGCGTGCGATCGCCTATGCCGATGAAAACTACTATCCCCAGGTCAGGGGCAATGCCCTCAGTGGCTTGGCAGAGCTGTACCGCCGTCAGGGGAATTTTGCCACCGCTTTCACCTATCACACCGCCGCCCTGGAAATTTTGGAGCCAATTGGAACCCACTGCGATCTCGCAGAAGCCCACTTTCAACTGGGGTTAACCTATCAAGCCCAAGGGGATGGGGTTGCCAGTCAGCCCTGTTTTGAGCGGGCGCTGCAACTGTTTGCTACAATGGCGGCTCCTAAGCAGGTACGAAAGGTGCAACAAGCCCTGGTCGCTACCTCCAAACCGTCATGA
- a CDS encoding AAA family ATPase — translation MADTDLNAEAVLTLVDGWVVDHTGRHLSHLQAQLLQEVWQGHKYAEIAQQNGYTEGHIKDVSAQLWQQLSQLLGEKITKGNLQTVIRRHMTAQRSQLPRTDQSQDCQFVGRAGAISHLQRQVARGAKIILIQGQGGIGKTTLARRFLQQAFTLVLEFTIAKESPYITSVESWVEERLRQLNEEPGREFGISLDRLKRRLQSQPIGILIDNLEPSLDADGKLISAHRRYVELLQMLAHPSLASVTLITSRDRLCESAVTVAHYLLPGLDTAAWQQVFERQGIDIDSSTLGMIHKAYGGNAKAMEIIASAITLDFGGDMGAYWQYYQQDPLTHADLVDLVSGQFSRLQQLDPDAYRLLCRLGCYRFQEVPSVPVAGLLALLWDLPPTGQRRVVESLRNRSLIEHCRGTYWLHPVIQIAAIAGLRQGGYQVKAHQAAARFWTESVSVIDTVEDALQAFEAYYHHLAVQDYEGAAEVILQRRPTKLPGVERLGRSFYKLGLSQQMQVAIHQILPQIQSGYHLSGLNSILGGFVSALGQYPRGDRLPSKVQ, via the coding sequence ATGGCTGACACTGACCTAAATGCAGAAGCGGTACTGACCCTAGTTGACGGATGGGTCGTTGATCATACGGGTCGTCATTTGAGTCATCTTCAAGCCCAACTGTTGCAGGAGGTATGGCAAGGGCATAAATATGCAGAAATTGCCCAGCAAAACGGCTATACAGAAGGCCATATTAAAGATGTCAGTGCCCAGTTATGGCAGCAGTTGTCGCAGTTGCTGGGGGAAAAGATCACCAAAGGCAATCTGCAAACCGTGATTCGGCGGCACATGACTGCTCAACGGAGTCAACTCCCTCGGACGGACCAAAGTCAGGATTGCCAGTTTGTAGGTCGGGCGGGGGCGATCTCCCATCTCCAGAGGCAGGTGGCTCGGGGAGCCAAGATCATTCTGATTCAGGGACAGGGGGGCATTGGTAAAACCACCTTGGCGCGTCGCTTTTTGCAGCAGGCATTTACCCTGGTTTTAGAATTTACCATCGCCAAGGAAAGCCCCTATATTACCTCCGTAGAGAGTTGGGTCGAAGAGCGGTTGCGCCAACTCAACGAGGAGCCGGGACGGGAGTTTGGGATTTCCCTGGATCGGCTAAAGCGACGGTTGCAGTCTCAGCCCATTGGCATCTTGATTGATAACCTGGAACCATCCCTGGATGCGGACGGGAAGTTGATCTCAGCCCACCGTCGCTACGTGGAATTACTCCAGATGCTCGCCCATCCCTCCCTTGCCTCAGTGACGCTGATTACCAGCCGCGATCGCCTGTGTGAATCCGCCGTCACTGTCGCCCATTACCTGCTTCCTGGATTAGATACAGCTGCCTGGCAGCAGGTATTTGAGCGACAGGGGATTGACATTGACTCGTCTACCCTTGGGATGATCCATAAAGCCTATGGGGGCAATGCAAAGGCAATGGAAATTATTGCCAGCGCCATCACCCTGGACTTTGGGGGAGACATGGGCGCTTACTGGCAGTATTACCAGCAAGACCCGCTGACCCATGCGGATCTGGTCGATTTGGTGTCTGGGCAGTTCAGCCGCCTGCAACAATTAGATCCGGATGCCTATCGCCTGCTGTGCCGCCTAGGATGCTATCGCTTTCAAGAGGTGCCCAGCGTCCCCGTTGCCGGACTCTTAGCACTTCTATGGGATCTGCCTCCCACAGGACAACGGCGGGTGGTGGAATCGCTGCGGAATCGTTCCCTGATCGAGCATTGCCGAGGTACCTACTGGCTGCATCCGGTGATTCAAATTGCTGCGATCGCCGGCTTACGTCAGGGGGGGTATCAGGTCAAAGCCCACCAAGCGGCGGCGAGATTCTGGACGGAGAGTGTCAGCGTCATTGACACCGTAGAAGATGCCCTCCAAGCCTTCGAGGCTTACTATCACCATCTGGCCGTCCAGGACTATGAAGGGGCAGCCGAGGTGATATTACAGCGGCGACCCACCAAACTGCCGGGGGTCGAGCGTCTGGGGCGATCGTTTTACAAGCTGGGATTATCCCAACAGATGCAAGTTGCCATTCATCAAATTCTGCCTCAGATACAATCCGGCTATCACCTCAGTGGACTCAATAGCATTCTGGGGGGTTTTGTATCGGCTCTCGGGCAATATCCACGGGGCGATCGCTTGCCATCAAAAGTCCAGTAA
- a CDS encoding CopD family protein, translating to MLFKILVIVHTLGATVWTGGHLVLAVMVLPKALKSCNPALIHNFEESFEPLGLTALVLQGITGLWLTWIYFPGLQDFWKFDGFLSTYIAIKLGLLLLTLGLAIHARFFIIPRLYQETLNSLAYHIVGVTTLAVLLVILGAGIRLGGLT from the coding sequence GTGCTATTTAAAATTCTAGTGATTGTGCATACCCTGGGAGCCACAGTCTGGACTGGCGGACATCTGGTGCTAGCGGTAATGGTTCTGCCCAAGGCACTGAAAAGCTGCAATCCCGCTCTGATTCACAATTTTGAAGAGTCCTTCGAGCCCTTGGGACTAACCGCCCTCGTGTTGCAAGGGATCACCGGTCTGTGGCTGACGTGGATTTATTTTCCGGGCTTGCAGGATTTCTGGAAATTTGATGGGTTTCTTTCGACCTACATTGCCATCAAACTGGGATTGCTGCTGCTCACCTTGGGTCTGGCAATTCACGCCCGATTTTTCATCATCCCTCGATTGTATCAAGAAACCCTGAACTCCCTTGCGTATCACATTGTGGGGGTGACAACCCTGGCCGTCTTGCTGGTAATTCTGGGGGCAGGCATTCGGCTGGGGGGGCTAACCTAG
- a CDS encoding thiazole synthase, which translates to MQTLDKPLSQTDTLTIAGRTFQSRLMTGTGKYRNFEQMRQSIVASGCEIVTVAVRRVQTHAPGHEGLAEALDWTKLWMLPNTAGCQTAEEAIRVARLGREMAKLLGQEDNNFVKLEVIPDSKYLLPDPIGTLEAAEQLVKEGFAVLPYINADPLLAKRLELVGCATVMPLGSPIGSGQGLRNAANIQIIIENASVPVVIDAGIGTPSEAAQGMELGADALLINTAIAQAQDPVKMATAMGMATDAGRLAYLAGRIPVKAYASASSPQTGTITS; encoded by the coding sequence ATGCAAACCCTGGACAAACCCCTCTCCCAGACCGATACCCTGACCATTGCCGGACGTACCTTTCAATCCCGCTTAATGACGGGGACGGGTAAATATCGCAACTTTGAACAGATGCGCCAGAGTATTGTCGCCAGCGGTTGCGAGATTGTTACGGTAGCAGTGCGCCGAGTCCAAACCCACGCTCCAGGACACGAAGGCTTAGCAGAGGCGCTGGACTGGACGAAACTTTGGATGCTCCCCAACACCGCTGGCTGCCAAACCGCCGAGGAAGCGATTCGCGTTGCTCGCCTGGGTCGAGAGATGGCAAAACTGCTCGGTCAAGAAGACAATAATTTCGTCAAGCTGGAAGTGATTCCAGACTCGAAGTACTTGCTGCCCGACCCCATTGGCACCCTGGAAGCCGCAGAACAACTGGTCAAAGAAGGTTTTGCGGTACTGCCCTATATCAACGCTGATCCGCTATTGGCAAAACGATTAGAACTGGTGGGCTGTGCCACCGTCATGCCCCTAGGTTCCCCGATTGGTTCCGGTCAAGGACTGCGGAATGCGGCTAACATTCAAATCATTATTGAGAATGCCAGCGTTCCTGTGGTGATCGATGCGGGGATTGGCACCCCTAGCGAAGCCGCTCAAGGGATGGAATTAGGGGCAGATGCCCTGCTGATCAATACGGCGATCGCCCAAGCCCAGGATCCAGTGAAGATGGCAACCGCAATGGGCATGGCAACTGATGCCGGACGATTGGCCTACTTGGCAGGTCGGATTCCCGTCAAAGCCTATGCCAGCGCCAGTTCCCCTCAAACTGGCACCATTACCAGTTAA
- a CDS encoding beta-fructosidase: MFPTMQHPYRYVWDFWYYFDPITKLFHVFYLNADEILVPSEKHHHAACVGHAITSDFIRMEWGSETSFDVLKPPKKHWANTCIWSGDVIKIKNGFLLFYTSRNRGQDDGMTQNIGVAYAANLSPDHWDLSLMRIQPGHCYQLKNSLGDLSTHAWRDPFLFRENAQIYMILSAKSTDDPIGRNGVIGLLSLNDNNFSNAKWDYLDPLLRPCCYSEMEVPQLYKDSQGKYELVFSSWAKNDFSAVTRQAGGLQGFTGSDLRNFRGVPHVLMPEQHGLYACRIIPELDGEIVGFDIQQGGIRRSGVKTRFQHVNRDFSDFSFER, translated from the coding sequence ATGTTTCCAACAATGCAGCATCCCTATCGATATGTTTGGGATTTTTGGTATTATTTCGACCCAATAACAAAACTTTTTCATGTATTTTACCTAAATGCTGATGAAATCTTAGTCCCTTCCGAGAAGCATCATCATGCTGCTTGCGTCGGCCATGCTATTACCTCTGACTTTATTCGAATGGAATGGGGGAGTGAGACTAGTTTTGATGTGCTAAAACCCCCTAAAAAGCACTGGGCAAACACCTGTATATGGAGTGGAGATGTCATCAAAATTAAAAATGGATTTTTATTATTCTACACCTCAAGAAATAGAGGACAAGATGATGGAATGACCCAAAATATCGGAGTAGCCTACGCAGCTAACCTATCGCCAGATCATTGGGATCTTTCTTTGATGCGCATTCAACCCGGTCATTGTTACCAACTCAAAAACTCACTGGGAGATTTATCAACCCATGCTTGGCGTGATCCATTTTTATTTCGAGAAAATGCTCAGATTTATATGATTCTTTCAGCCAAATCAACGGATGATCCCATCGGCAGAAATGGAGTTATAGGGTTACTAAGTTTAAATGACAATAACTTTTCAAACGCGAAATGGGACTATCTAGACCCCCTGTTAAGACCCTGCTGTTACTCTGAAATGGAGGTGCCACAGCTATACAAAGATTCTCAAGGAAAGTATGAGCTTGTTTTTTCATCCTGGGCCAAAAATGATTTTTCTGCGGTCACCAGACAGGCTGGGGGCTTACAAGGTTTCACCGGTTCAGATCTGAGGAATTTTAGAGGTGTACCCCATGTCTTAATGCCGGAACAACATGGCCTTTATGCCTGTCGTATCATTCCTGAATTGGATGGAGAGATTGTGGGATTTGATATCCAGCAGGGGGGAATCCGTAGAAGTGGCGTCAAGACAAGATTTCAGCATGTAAATCGTGACTTTTCGGATTTCAGTTTTGAACGCTGA